The genomic stretch AAGTACGGCCCCGAGGCCAGAAAACGCTTAAGCAGTTGGCAAGACTTGTTGGGCGCAGGGCCAAAGGGCGACGAAGTGGCTAGGCTTAATGCGGTGAATAATTTCTTTAATGAACGCATGATTTTTGCTCCCGATCGCCAAGTGTGGGGGGTGGAAGATTATTGGGCGACGCCAGTTGAGTTTTTAGGGCGCGGCGCAGGCGATTGTGAAGACTTTGCGATTGCTAAATATTTTTCTCTTTTAGCGCTCGGAGTGCCCGAGAGTAAATTGCGCATCACCTACGTTCAGGCCACGGGTTATGGCCCGGCCAATTTGGCGCATATGGTGTTGACCTATTACCCCACGCCATCCGCGGTGCCGCTGGTGTTGGATAATTTAATTCCCGATATCAAGCCGGCGTCGAAACGGCCTGATTTGACGCCCGTGTATGGTTTTAACGGGCAAGGTTTGTGGTTAGCCAAAGATCGTAGCAGCGGGAATGCTGCGCCGCGGCAAAATAAAATTGGTTTGTGGGATCAACTCAAAGCGCGCCAAGGGCGGGAGTTTGAATAAGTAACTGACCAAAAATTTTGGCCCTAGGCCACCCCGTCGCCAAGGCGGCAAAGCCAAAGATAGTACTGTGCTACAGCTAGGCGTGGCAACGATGGGCGGAATTTTGGCTGCCTACTTAATCGCCGTGCATTGGCCTCAAGGAGGACAACATGACCTTACTGAAACAGCTTATTCTTTTAATTGTCACGCTGTTTGTTTTTTTGTTTTGCGGCACCGTTTATCTGAATGCGGAAAATTCCCGCGCTTTTTTGACCGAGCAGCTCACAACGATTGCGCAAGATTCAGCCACATCGCTGGGCATGCAAATTTCCCCACTGATTTTGGATAAAAATAATCAAGTGATTGTCGAGCGCATGGTCGATGCGGTGTTTGATAGCGGCTATTACCGTGAAATTCAAATCGCAGATATGGAAGGTAAAGCGCTGATTAGCAAGAAAGCCGGTACACAGGTTAATAAAGTGCCCGATTGGTTTATTCGGTTATTTCCGATCGAAACCCCGTTAGGCGAAGCGTTGATGACCAGCGGTTGGCAGCAAGCGGGTACAGTTAAAATCGCCGCGAATCCCGGGATTGCCTACGCCTCGCTATGGGCGAGCAGCATCAATGCCTTGTACTGGTTTCTGGGCGCTTCAGTGCTGACACTGCTGGTGGGGCTGTTTGTTTTGCATTTTGTGTTGCGTCCGCTGCGCGATGTGGAGATGCAAGCCTTGGCCATTTGCAACCGCGAATATCCAGAGCCCGCGAAATTGCCGTGGACTTTGGATTTACGCAGTGTCGTGCAGGCCATGAACCGCATGACGCAAAAAGTGAAAGAAATGTTTGCCGAGCAGGCGGCCAGTATCGAGCGCATGCGCGCAGAAGCTTATCTGGATTCCTTAACGGGTCTTGCCAATCGGCGCTATTTTGATATGCACGTGAAGCAGCTCTTGAGTGCGGAGGAGCCACTTAGTCATGGCGCATTGATGTTTTTAGAAATCAGCCATCTGAAGGAAATCAACGATCAAAAAGGTTTTCGCGTTGTCGATCAACTGTTGATTGACACAGCCGTATTAATGAAAACCTTGGTTGATGAATCTGGCTGCGCCGAGGCATTTGCTGCGCGGATGAGCGGTAATACCTTCGCCGGTTTTTTTGCCGATTTGGATCAAGAAAAAGCCCAGCAACTGGCCAATACCCTGGCGCATAAAATCAGTAGCCTGCACGAACGCGGCTTAACGCCATTGGCCGATGTTGGGCATATCGGTGTGGCGATGTTTCATGGGCAGAAAATTCCCGCTTGGTTGTCTGAAGTTGATATGGCTTTACGCACCGCGCAAACCGCAGGGCCGAATGCGGTTCATGTTTATGCGCCGCAAGTTGAAAGTGTGCACGGTACTTTAAGTGCCAGCCAATGGAAGGGCTTATTGCTCGAAGCGTTGAATTCGCAGCGGATTGAACTTTACACTCAGGTGGTCAATACGGTGGACAGCGAGCTGATTCATCGTGAGGTGTTTATCCGTTTACGCGATGAATTGGGTGAGCAAATCCCGGCGGGGTTGTTTGTGCCCATGGCTAAACGCCATGGCTTAATCCAAGAGTTTGATCGTGTGGTAATTAATTTGTGTTTTAAAGAATTACTGAAAGATCAAAGCCTAAAATTGGCGATTAATTTATTTCCCGCGTCGATTTTGCACCCCGAGTTTGTCGCATGGCTGGTCAAAAAACTGGAAGACAATCCAAGCATCGCCAGCCAAATTAGCTTTGAATTGCCAGAGCAAGAAGCATTAAACGAGCTGGATGTCTTGCGCAGTTTTATTAATCAGGTTGCTCGTTTGGGCGTGAAAGTCGGGCTCGATAATTTTGGTCGCGGTTTTAGCTCATTTGCTTATCTGAGTAGTTTAAAAGTGGATTACCTGAAGGTGGATGGCTCATTTAGCAAAGACATCGATCAAAATCGGGAGAACCAATTTTTTATGGATGCCATCGTTAAGATTGCGCATGGCCTCGATTTGCTAGTGATCGCAAAATCCGTCGAAACGCCCGCCGAGCAGGCCATGCTCGAGAGTTTACGCGTCGATGGTGAACAGGGCTTTGGCGTGGGGGGTACGGAGCTGTGGAAAAAAGCGCCTAGCTTGTAATTGATGAGTATTGCCATGTAGCTAATTATTTATATGGCTTGTGTGGCAATACCCAGATCTTTACTTGTCGAGCAATTGGCGGTCGATTTTAATGACTACTTTGCGAATCTGCTGCGACTGGTTCAGGCTACGACAGGGCTTATGTAGCTCGCCAGGAAAGAAAATCGCAAACATCCCCGCGCTTAATACCAGTTTGCTTTCATTTTCAATCGGATGAACGAAGGCAATATCGCGTTCCGTCAATTGATCAGTCGCCAAGGGCAAATCCGGTTGGGCAATGCTAAAACCAATTACTTCTTCGCCTTCCAATAAATATTGAATATCCAGATAGCGTTGGTGAAACTCGGGCATGCCGGTTTCCCATGGTTGCGTTTGCGGGTTTTGCACAATCGCGATCATTTGATCGCCTTCAATTGGATAACGGCCAGGGGCTAATTGGCTAAAATCGGTCGATTTTAAGTAGGCAAGGCCACGCTCAATGGCTGCAGGTAAGGGGGCTTGCGGATGGTGTAGATGGCTTAAATACATAGTGATCTCAAGAGGCGCTTAGCTGGCTGCGGTGGTGTAAAACAAATTGTTTGAATTCTTCGGCAGGGATGGCAGGCGACCAGAAATAGCCCTGACCTTGCTCGCAGCCTAACTCGATCAGGCGGTTTAGGGTGGCCTGATCTTCAATCCCTTCAGCGATGAGTTGTAGCTTCAGGCTATTGGCAACCTGAATAATCGCACTAACGATGGCTTCATCATGCGCATCTTCAGTTAGGCGGCGAATAAAGGACTGGTCAATTTTCAGCCGTTCCACTTCAAAGTGTTTCAGATAACTTAGATTGGAATAACCGGTGCCAAAGTCGTCAATTGAAAAACTTAAACCCAAACTGCGTAGATTTTGTAGTATCACTTTGAGGTGATCAGAATCTTCAAGCAGGAGCGATTCAGTTAGCTCCAATTCGATTAATTCAGCTGGCAGGCCTGAGAGCCTCAGTGCATCGGCGACAAGTTTTTCCACATCGCCGCGGCGAAATTGGATGGGGGAAATATTAATACCAATGACAATACCTCCCAAACCCTCATCATGCCATTGCTTGGCTTGTCGGCAAGCCTCCTGCACAATCCATTCGCCCATTTCAACAATTAAGCCTGAATTCTCAGCCACCGGGATAAATTTACCCGGTGGTACCAGCCCAAGCTCGGGGTGGCGCCAGCGCACCAAGGCCTCGGCGCCAATAATTTGCCCACTTTTTAGATCAAATTGCGGTTGGTAATGCAGAGTAAATTCAGATTTACTCAAGGCGGTGCGCATTTTAGACGCCAAATGCAATTGCTCTGCCGCCTTGGTATTCATGCTTTCATCGTAAATACGCATCGCATTGCGTCCGGCGGCTTTGGCGCGATACATGGCCATATCGGCCTGCTGCAATAGGGTGTCAAAATCATCGGCATTCCGATTTGATACTGCAATGCCGATCGAGCAGGTCGCCGTGATTTGTAAATGCTTGAGTGTTATTGGTTGGGCAAGGGTGCGGATCACCTTATTAGCAATTTCTGTGCAGATTGCGGCGTCTTGAATCTGATCCAAAATAATCAAAAATTCATCGCCACCTTGGCGAGCGACGGTGTCGGATTGGCGCACACAGCTCTTTAAGCGCCGTGCCATTTCCACCAATAATCGATCCCCGGCATCGTGCCCGAGTGAGTCATTAATCGTTTTGAAATTATCTAGATCAATGTAGAAAACTGCGGTTTTTTGTTGATTGCGCCGACTGATTTCTAAGGCATGGGCGCAGCGATCTCGTGCTAGAACACGATTCGGTAAGTGGGTTAAGGCGTCATGAGTGGCAAGAAATTCGACCTCTTTTTGCGATTTGCTCACACGCATATTTTCGGCTTGCAGTGACAAAACAGCTTGGCGAAAGTCTTTCATAATGAGCGCGACCCCTGCTGTTACGATGCTCATAATCAAGATGGTGTCGAGCCAATAGGGTAGCCCAGGTGGTGCTATGGGGGAAATTCGCCAGCCTTGAGCTTCGGCTAAAATCAAAAAGCTTAGATTGATCACGATCACGATAAATTGCAGAATAAATAGCCATGGGGCACACAATAAGCCGGTAAAAATAATCAAAGCTGGATACATCAGCATCCCCGGGTCATAAATACCGGAGTCGCTCCAATGAATAATGACCATCATGGTCGTGAGGCTGAGGGTAAATAGGCTTGCTGCGGATTCAAGTCGTTTATACTGGGCCAAACCGAAGGAAATCGAGGTTGCAAGCAGGCCACCAAAGAAAATCAATGCGTCGAGGGTTTTGCCAAAAAACAGATTTTGCAGCGTGGTGAGTATCAAACCGATCAGGGTCAACTTGATTAAGTCGACCAAGCGGTGATGACGGATTGCTTTCATGCTGGCATCGTTTTTCAGAAAACAAAGATTCATGGTGTTTGCAGATCCAAGCCGAGCGTGGACGGGGCTTTTATCATAGTCATACATTTGGCAATTGCAGGTGGTTCTGCTGTTGTTTAGTCCGTTTGCCAGAATGCGCGAATCAAAAAAAGCGGCCCGGAGGCCGCTTTGTCATCTTACTGCAATTTAGCTAACTGAGCATTCAGTTTGGCCAGTTTGTCGTCGAGTTCCGCCAGTTGCGCGCGGTCTTTCTCAACCAGATGCGCTGGTGCTTTGTCGGTGTAACCCGGTTTTTCCAGCTTCGCCATCAGCTTCTCGCGGGCATCGGTGGTTTTGCCGATTTCTTTGCTCACGCGCGCGGTTTCTGCCGCTTTATCGACTTCAACGACCAACATCATCCGCGTCGTGCCCAAGGCGCTTGCTGCGACTGCGACTGGTGCGTCACCCGCTGGCAGCGCGGCCACGATATTCACTTCCGACAATTTCGCCAATGGCTTCAGGTACGGTGCGAACTCGGCCATTTCTGGCGAGCCTTCCAAGAACATTGGCACTTTCACCGCAGGCGACAGGCCCATTTCACCGCGCAGATTACGCGCTGCAAAGGCCAAGGCTTTCAGCGTTTCAACTTTGGTGTTCGCTTCCGCGTTCACTTTGCTCAAATCTGCTACTGGCCATTTCGCCGTCATCAGCGAATCGCTGTCTTTCTTGCCGGCAAGCGGTGCAACGGTTTGCCACAGCTCTTCGGTAATAAAAGGCATGATCGGATGCGCTAGGCGCAGGATGGTTTCGAGTACGCGAATCAGAGTGCGACGCGCTGCGCGCTGCTGGGTATCTGTCCCAAATTGAGTAGATACCTTGGCTAGCTCGATATACCAGTCGCAGTATTCGTTCCACACGAATTCGTAGATTGCTTGTGCAGCCAAGTCGAAACGGAAAGTGTCGAGCGCTTGCGTGATCGTGGCTTCTGCTTCTTGCAGGCGACCAATAATCCACAAATCAGGGAAGCTGTATTCGAGCTCTGCGCCGTCTTCTAGACCGCAATCTTTGCCTTCGACGTTCATCATCACGAAACGCGTGGCGTTCCAGATTTTGTTGCAGAAGTTGCGATAGCCATCGCAGCGTTTCTGGTCGAAGTTGATCGAGCGGCCCAAAGACGCCAATGACGCAAAGGTGAAGCGCAGCGCATCCACACCGTAGGCTGGAATACCGTCCGGGAATTCTTTCGCCGTTTTTGCCGCGACTTTTGGTGCGTTTTCTGGGCGACGCAGACCGGTGGTGCGTTTTTCCAGCAAAGGCTCTAGCGCGATACCGTCGATCAAATCGACCGGATCGAGCACATTGCCTTCGGATTTCGACATCTTATTGCCTTCGGCATCGCGCACCAGACCGTGGATGTAAACGTGTTTGAACGGCACTTTGCCGGTGAAGTGCTTGGTCATCATAATCATCCGGGCCACCCAGAAGAAAATAATGTCGTAGCCAGTCACCAGTACCGATGAAGGCAAGAACGCTTGCAGATCAGGCGTTTCGTTCGGCCAGCCGTGGCTAGAGAATGGCACCATTGCTGAGCTAAACCACGTGTCGAGCACGTCGTTATCGCGCGTTACTGCTTTGCCGCTGGCTTTGGCAACGGCTTCGGCTTCGGTGCGCGCTACATAAACTTGGCCGTCTTCGTCGTACCAAGCTGGGATTTGATGGCCCCACCACAATTGGCGTGAAATACACCAATCTTGGATATTGTTCAGCCACGCGTTATAGGTATTCACCCAGTCGCCCGGTACAAATTGCACTTCGCCTCTGTGAACGGCTTCAAGCGCTTTATCGGTAATGCTTTGGCCGTTTTCGTCGGCCTTGCTCATCGCCATAAACCATTGGTCAGTCAGCAATGGCTCGATCACCGTGCCAGTACGGTCGCCGCGTGGCACCATCAGTTTGTGCGGTTTGGTCTCCAGCAACAGGCCTTGCGCTTCCAAGTCCGCGAGCATTGCTTTACGCGCTTGTGCTGTTGTCAAACCGGCGTACGCCGCTGGCAATTCAACGCTACCCAAGCTCGCGCCGTCAAAGCTGAATACTTGCGCTTTAGCCAGAATCGTCGCTTGCAAGCTCATCACATTGATCAGTTGCGTGTTGTGACGTTTACCAACTTGGTAGTCATTAAAGTCGTGCGCTGGCGTGATTTTTACAAAACCAGTACCGAATTCTTTATCGACGTATTCGTCGGCAATCACGGGAATGGTACGGCCAGTCAGCGGTAGCTCAACTTGCTTGCCAACGAGGTGCAGGAAGCGCTCGTCGTCCGGCGCAATCGCCACCGCCACGTCGCCGAGAAGTGTTTCTGGCCGCGTCGTTGCGACGGTGATGAATTCATCCGAGCCCACAACTGGGTATTTGATATGCCACATATGGCCGTTTTCTTCTTCGGAAATTACTTCCAAGTCAGAAATCGCGGTGCCCAGTTTGGCGTCCCAGTTCGACAGGCGTTTGCCACGGTAGATCAGGCCTTCTTCGTACAGACGTACAAAGGCTTCGATGACTGCGGTCGACATTTTGTCGTCCATCGTGAAGTATTCACGGCTCCAATCGACCGACGAGCCCATGCGGCGCATCTGGCTGGTGATCGTGTCGCCCGATTCTTTTTTCCATTCCCACACTTTTTCGAGGAAGGCGCTGCGACCCAAATCGTGGCGGCTTACACCTTGCGCGTCGAGTTTGCGCTCAACGACGATTTGCGTCGCGATACCGGCGTGGTCAGTACCTGGCAACCATAAAGTGTTGTCGCCGCGCATACGGTGGTAGCGCGTCAGGCCGTCCATAATCGTTTGATTGAACGCATGGCCCATGTGCAAAGTGCCGGTGACGTTCGGCGGTGGCAACTGGATACAAAAGGCCTCGCGGGCGAGGTCCATACTTGGCTGGAAATAACCCTGGCTTTCCCAGAACGGGTACCAGCGGGATTCAATATTCTGTGGCTCGAAGCTCTTGGCGAGTTCCATGGCGGCGTGCTCGAATTAAACGCGAAACCGCAGATTATAAACGAGAAAGGGGGGCTCTGTGCGAATGGCGCAGCTGAGCTTGAGCTGGCCAATCGCACTGGTCGTCCGTACTGCGCAGCTTAATCTAGCAATTTTTTGCTGCGCAATTCCGCTTCGACTAATTCGGCAATCCGGGGGGCGAGTCGCTCTTCCAGATCGCGGCTGATCTCTTCGGTGAGTTTGCGCAAGGTTTCGGCATAAAACTGATTCATTAGCGTACTGAAATGCTGTTTGGTCAGTTGCTCGATTTCCAGTGCGACATCAATCGCGAGGTGAGCACCAACGCTAGCGGTGATTTCTTCTATCGTTGCGTTGGTAATTTTGTTGGGTATTGCTTCAGGAGTTAAGATGGTGCTTGTTTCTAGAGTAATACATTGTGGTTCGGGTGTGGGTGTAGCTAAAATTTCTGCTTCTGCTTCTGCTTCTGCTTCTGCTTCTGCTTCTGCTTCTGCTTCTGCTTCTGCTTCTGCTTCTGCTTCTGCTTCTGCTTCTGCTTCGATTTTTACCTCGGACTCTGCCTCTGTCGTCGCCACGCCTGCAATATCGTGCAAGCTGATTGTCGTGCCATCCGTGTAATGCGTTTCCAGCTCTGATGATAGGGCTGTGTTGTCGTCTAAATTAATGGACGCGGCTTCAATGGGCTCGGCGCTGTAAACGACCAGCTCTGGCTCATCATCCCAAATCAGTGTGGTCGGCGCGCTGTTGACGAGCACTTGGCGTAGCGTCTCATCTTGCCGCAAGGTCTGTTCGATATTGTCGTTGCTGTGCAGAACGTGTTGAGCTAACTCAGCTTCGCTGCTGTCCTCGACGAACAGGGTGTGTTCGACCTGGGGTGCGAGTGCCTGCTCGACGATCAGGTCATCTAGCGTGATTTCGTACTCGCCTTGCGCTAAGGTCGGGGTGGGGGTTGCCAGTAATATCTGATCTTGGCTTAGCGTGAAAGTGTCGACGCTGATTTCATCGGATAGCGCACTGGATTCAGATAAATTGAACTCGGCGTCCAGCTGAGACAGTGCTTGATCGTCGCTAATCAGTAAAGGTGCTTGCGCCAAAGTATCCAATAGTTGGGTGTTAGCGGGCGCGGTATTTTGTGTTTCCGGCGTATCTAGAAACTCAGGGGCCGCTACTTTGGGGGCCGCTATGCTCGACTCTGGAACGATCGAAGGCGCGAGATCACTGGGGGGGATGCTTAAGATGGCATCCAAATCAAGGTGAGGTACTTCGTCGGCGGCAAGGCTCGTTTCGGCCAGAATTTGTGAAAAATCGATGGTACTTGGCGCGTTGCTCTGGTTGATGTCTTCTAAGGGTAAGACTAAATCAGTCGCGATAAAGTGTTCGGTTGGAGTGGGGGGCTCCATATCCCGGGGTGCACTAATGCTAAGTAATGGCAGGTCGAGATATTCTGGCGTTGGGGCTCGCGTCAACTCGTCTAAATCCAGCATCGGTAAGTTCATAAACTCCGATGTTGGCTTGGGGGCTGCACTCTTGACTTCCGCCGCTTGCGGTACTTGCAGGATAAATCCTTCCGCTTGCGGTGCTGGAATAGCCGTTTTGCTCGCCGGCTCGAGCCCCCGCGTTTTCACTGCTTGTGCCAGTTCGGCGGTTTTTTGAAATGGCAGCGGGTCTATGGCGAGCGAATCGGCTTTGGCCTGTTGTTGGGTAATGATTTCTTGATCTAAATGACTAATGTCAGGTTCATGGTGATCAATGCCCCAAGCGATCTCTAGGCTGGCAATCTTATCAGCTAAATTGGGCTCGACCACGTCAGTGAGTGCGGGAATATCGTCGATTGCATCAAAGAGACTGGGGATCGCCTTCGGCGCCACGTCGGTGAGCACCGGAATATCATCCAAGCTGGCGGCAGGACCATTGCGATGGCGCGCCATCAGGGCATCCATTTTATTGAATAGTGGATTGACCGAGTCATTATTCGGCATAGGTTTTTGATCATTCTGATCGGCCACGATTCAATCGCTCCTGCTGGCAGTAAGTAAAGTCATATCGGTTGCCGTGGGGGTGTAGCCCAATTGCTTATAAGCCGCCCAACGCTGCCGGGCGGCTAAACGCAACTCTTCATCGGTATCGACAATTTCAATCAAGCGGCCAAACTCGCTAAAGCGGGGCGCAACATGATCGGTCCAATTAAACAGCACATCGCGCGGCTGGAGTAGCTCTACGCGATGATCGAGAATAATTGGGGTCTGAGTGGACTGCGCCGAGTCAGCGCTGCAATGGGGCAGAAACCCGGTTGCCGGCACTTCCCACAACAGGCGATCAAGCGCCTGCGTTGCGGCTTCGGACCCGCTAAGGATGCAGATGCGTTTGCCAGCCGCTAGCGCTTTGCCCGCGAGTTGGCACAAAGCCGTTTCGCGGGAACGCACATTAAAATAAAACGAAATCTCAGTCATATCTTGTGGGTATGCGCCTAAGGCCTAATTAATGAATAATTCCTAGGTGTATACCCTATGAGTTATAGCTTGGATAAATATTGCAATAACAGCGGAACAGGTCGGCCGGTTGCACCTTTGGCTGCGCCCGATTTCCACGCGGTGCCAGCGATGTCCAAGTGCGCCCATTTTTGCTCTTTGACAAAGCGCGATAGGAAAGCCGCCGCAGTAATTGAGCCCGCTGGACGACCGCCAATATTGGCCATGTCGGCAAAGTTGGATTTAAGCTGTTCTTGGTATTCGTCAAACAGCGGCATGCGCCATGCTTTGTCGTCCGATTCTTTTGACGCAGCTAACAACGCATCGGCCAAGTCGTCGTCGTTGGCGTACAAACCAGTCGTTGTGTGACCGAGTGCAATAATACACGCACCAGTTAATGTCGCGATATCGATCACGGCGGCTGGCTCAAAGCGCTGCACATACGTCAACGCGTCGCACAAGATCAAACGGCCTTCGGCGTCGGTGTTCAAAATCTCA from Chitinibacter sp. SCUT-21 encodes the following:
- a CDS encoding transglutaminase-like cysteine peptidase, with the translated sequence MMLGHFPFRSNLFCRCALVAALGLAACSSTPTVGENPYKLKNDTLDRAETKYGPEARKRLSSWQDLLGAGPKGDEVARLNAVNNFFNERMIFAPDRQVWGVEDYWATPVEFLGRGAGDCEDFAIAKYFSLLALGVPESKLRITYVQATGYGPANLAHMVLTYYPTPSAVPLVLDNLIPDIKPASKRPDLTPVYGFNGQGLWLAKDRSSGNAAPRQNKIGLWDQLKARQGREFE
- a CDS encoding EAL domain-containing protein, with the protein product MTLLKQLILLIVTLFVFLFCGTVYLNAENSRAFLTEQLTTIAQDSATSLGMQISPLILDKNNQVIVERMVDAVFDSGYYREIQIADMEGKALISKKAGTQVNKVPDWFIRLFPIETPLGEALMTSGWQQAGTVKIAANPGIAYASLWASSINALYWFLGASVLTLLVGLFVLHFVLRPLRDVEMQALAICNREYPEPAKLPWTLDLRSVVQAMNRMTQKVKEMFAEQAASIERMRAEAYLDSLTGLANRRYFDMHVKQLLSAEEPLSHGALMFLEISHLKEINDQKGFRVVDQLLIDTAVLMKTLVDESGCAEAFAARMSGNTFAGFFADLDQEKAQQLANTLAHKISSLHERGLTPLADVGHIGVAMFHGQKIPAWLSEVDMALRTAQTAGPNAVHVYAPQVESVHGTLSASQWKGLLLEALNSQRIELYTQVVNTVDSELIHREVFIRLRDELGEQIPAGLFVPMAKRHGLIQEFDRVVINLCFKELLKDQSLKLAINLFPASILHPEFVAWLVKKLEDNPSIASQISFELPEQEALNELDVLRSFINQVARLGVKVGLDNFGRGFSSFAYLSSLKVDYLKVDGSFSKDIDQNRENQFFMDAIVKIAHGLDLLVIAKSVETPAEQAMLESLRVDGEQGFGVGGTELWKKAPSL
- a CDS encoding YhcH/YjgK/YiaL family protein codes for the protein MYLSHLHHPQAPLPAAIERGLAYLKSTDFSQLAPGRYPIEGDQMIAIVQNPQTQPWETGMPEFHQRYLDIQYLLEGEEVIGFSIAQPDLPLATDQLTERDIAFVHPIENESKLVLSAGMFAIFFPGELHKPCRSLNQSQQIRKVVIKIDRQLLDK
- a CDS encoding EAL domain-containing protein, whose product is MNLCFLKNDASMKAIRHHRLVDLIKLTLIGLILTTLQNLFFGKTLDALIFFGGLLATSISFGLAQYKRLESAASLFTLSLTTMMVIIHWSDSGIYDPGMLMYPALIIFTGLLCAPWLFILQFIVIVINLSFLILAEAQGWRISPIAPPGLPYWLDTILIMSIVTAGVALIMKDFRQAVLSLQAENMRVSKSQKEVEFLATHDALTHLPNRVLARDRCAHALEISRRNQQKTAVFYIDLDNFKTINDSLGHDAGDRLLVEMARRLKSCVRQSDTVARQGGDEFLIILDQIQDAAICTEIANKVIRTLAQPITLKHLQITATCSIGIAVSNRNADDFDTLLQQADMAMYRAKAAGRNAMRIYDESMNTKAAEQLHLASKMRTALSKSEFTLHYQPQFDLKSGQIIGAEALVRWRHPELGLVPPGKFIPVAENSGLIVEMGEWIVQEACRQAKQWHDEGLGGIVIGINISPIQFRRGDVEKLVADALRLSGLPAELIELELTESLLLEDSDHLKVILQNLRSLGLSFSIDDFGTGYSNLSYLKHFEVERLKIDQSFIRRLTEDAHDEAIVSAIIQVANSLKLQLIAEGIEDQATLNRLIELGCEQGQGYFWSPAIPAEEFKQFVLHHRSQLSAS
- a CDS encoding valine--tRNA ligase, whose amino-acid sequence is MELAKSFEPQNIESRWYPFWESQGYFQPSMDLAREAFCIQLPPPNVTGTLHMGHAFNQTIMDGLTRYHRMRGDNTLWLPGTDHAGIATQIVVERKLDAQGVSRHDLGRSAFLEKVWEWKKESGDTITSQMRRMGSSVDWSREYFTMDDKMSTAVIEAFVRLYEEGLIYRGKRLSNWDAKLGTAISDLEVISEEENGHMWHIKYPVVGSDEFITVATTRPETLLGDVAVAIAPDDERFLHLVGKQVELPLTGRTIPVIADEYVDKEFGTGFVKITPAHDFNDYQVGKRHNTQLINVMSLQATILAKAQVFSFDGASLGSVELPAAYAGLTTAQARKAMLADLEAQGLLLETKPHKLMVPRGDRTGTVIEPLLTDQWFMAMSKADENGQSITDKALEAVHRGEVQFVPGDWVNTYNAWLNNIQDWCISRQLWWGHQIPAWYDEDGQVYVARTEAEAVAKASGKAVTRDNDVLDTWFSSAMVPFSSHGWPNETPDLQAFLPSSVLVTGYDIIFFWVARMIMMTKHFTGKVPFKHVYIHGLVRDAEGNKMSKSEGNVLDPVDLIDGIALEPLLEKRTTGLRRPENAPKVAAKTAKEFPDGIPAYGVDALRFTFASLASLGRSINFDQKRCDGYRNFCNKIWNATRFVMMNVEGKDCGLEDGAELEYSFPDLWIIGRLQEAEATITQALDTFRFDLAAQAIYEFVWNEYCDWYIELAKVSTQFGTDTQQRAARRTLIRVLETILRLAHPIMPFITEELWQTVAPLAGKKDSDSLMTAKWPVADLSKVNAEANTKVETLKALAFAARNLRGEMGLSPAVKVPMFLEGSPEMAEFAPYLKPLAKLSEVNIVAALPAGDAPVAVAASALGTTRMMLVVEVDKAAETARVSKEIGKTTDAREKLMAKLEKPGYTDKAPAHLVEKDRAQLAELDDKLAKLNAQLAKLQ
- a CDS encoding DNA polymerase III subunit chi, which gives rise to MTEISFYFNVRSRETALCQLAGKALAAGKRICILSGSEAATQALDRLLWEVPATGFLPHCSADSAQSTQTPIILDHRVELLQPRDVLFNWTDHVAPRFSEFGRLIEIVDTDEELRLAARQRWAAYKQLGYTPTATDMTLLTASRSD